The Temnothorax longispinosus isolate EJ_2023e unplaced genomic scaffold, Tlon_JGU_v1 HiC_scaffold_25, whole genome shotgun sequence nucleotide sequence TATAGCTGCATGACAAGCATCGACTTTgccccgaacgtcgttttgcatttttgtcactccaaaaattttgaaaataagcaCTATTATTGGATTCGTTTAGAGCATCAAATtttccatcaaaatcacttattgatagattcgcaagagtaaagctcgatgaaagagtagaaattttcgagagatcagaaaaattacttttcactatcaaaaacgcttatgtcgcgttaaaacTCGTaccataactcagaatgtcacTAAATTCCGTttataatactggcacataatgacgcatttacagtaggaaaggcaagtttctacgatagatttaaattggcaaaaagcttAGTGTCAAGTATGCCCCGATCTCCCCTATACTTTTAGCTTTTACCGGAGCTAAAAGCATACACTAATCAAATTCACGAATTTTGCAAAAGCAGCTTTCTCTGCTGAACGCaacaattttcaattctcttcgattttgtacatacatataatgtttctgaaaaaattattgtttaccCAGATAGCAACGTGTAGTCTGAATTAATTGTTGTTGGCATTTTGTCGTCAAATCATAGCATGCGTTGTTATACCagaatatttcgtttttatttagacattaactttttttacacaatCTAATTTAAGCACCagacaatttttacaaagtaagcataaaatttcgtaatcataaaaataaaaaaagtaaacatgAGTAAGAATTTaggtaaattaatatgtccTAAAATAGTAGTAAtcaaaaactatttaaattattagtaaaaacTATCAAATATTATGAGAATGTATAGACGGACACATGCGGATATCTTTTCTTCCATTGCTTAACTAAGCGATCACTAATATcacagtttataaaataagactCTTGCAGTTTTGGACATTGTTCCAAAATAACGGAATATTTATCAGGTGTATGAATTTgcgatttaaaaatacataactttttcaagtttttacaCTGCGCCAGTAATTCCAACTTGTGATCAGTGAGGACAAAATGACACAAACAAATTTCTTGCAAGTTTTGATAGGAGGAAAGTAATCTAAATAAGCTGATATCAGTATAAGCTGGGTATTTgtatctgtaacaaaaatcatataattagtacagtattttaattgcaaagagaaaattCATGTAATTTTTTCCAGATGCTTGCAAGAGAAGCAAACacacaaatttcaataaaaaatacaataatatgtattttaaaagaaaatgtaataaacacACTTACTGAAAAAGgtttatttttcgtaaattcttacAGTCAGCGAAGGCATTGATACCCCGAGATGTAAGATGACGTACTTCCATATTTGAACTTATTACTTCCAAGTCAGGACACGACTTTCCCAACTCAATTAGGACTGCATCTAGGTTTAAGTCtctttcaaaatacatttccAAATATATCTCACGCATCCGTTGATTTTTGTGCAGTATTTTACAAAGACGTTGCGTTTCTATATGTGTATCAAGAAGATTTAGATACTCCAAACCATTTAGCCTCTCGAGATACGAAAATTCTTCGTCGTCTACGCGACAATGAATTAAAGCCAATTctgagaaaaatatgtattagtTATATGCAATTTATCCATAACCTTGACAATCATATATaccatatgtatatatgtgtatacatacctttcaaatttgtgcatatctctgaaattttaAGTAGAGCATGACTATCATCAATTAATTCGCACCTACTTAATTTTAAGTGCGTTAAATGCCTGCCGCAATTATCAATAAACTTTACGAAATCCTTAACATCAAAGTTGCTTGCTGTAAGATCTAACTgtcgcaaatatttacatctgggtgtaaaataacaaaatatatcgcgTATATATTTGTCAGGTACAATACGTATGTTCAAACGTGTATAGAGTCGAGGGTCTCGTATCAAATCATTGAAGcgtttatttacataattcaaGCGACATAACGTCATCAAAtccaagttttttaatattattagtagtATTTCATCCTGCAaaagtaaaacataaaactttaatacacGAGCTGACATTGCAATAAATACTATTATgagaaatagattttttaggATACTTTACAGGAAACTCAGACAAACTGCGTGATAGCTCCTTGGATTCATCCGAAGAGAGTTTCATACTTTTTACACAATTCGaatgactttttaataaaatatgaggTGAGTTTTTTTCTCCATGAGGTTGCTTATAAGCAGGAATTACTTCCTGAGATTCTTGTTTGCGTttcaaattattcttataaaaagtcTTCCTTTTTATATCGCTGCAAATAACAttcaaacaaattaatttttattattaaaaaaaataaaaaaatattgattattacttaatatcaATGATTATAACaccttttacaaataacgCAATATTCGGGAAAATTCTGTTGCAGTTGAACTATATCCAAGTGTGCACTTTTTAAATCTGGTGTTAAATTATGAACTTCCTCATGGTGTGAAGAGTACATACAGTTAATTCGTTTTAACAGATTAGTTAAACTCTCGTTAGCATTTCTAGGAAAGATCAATTCTGATGTACCGATAAGCATAACAGCGTCCAGTTTTGTGTAAGATTCAAGTGGACTGTTTCTAAATACTAGTCTGAGCATTTTGGTTTTAAAGTTACACGGGTGCGATAAGGGTGgggaaaataatcttgatgtcGGCGGCACAATCTGAGACGATTCATCCCACAACTTATTCCACTGATTATTAGAATCTTGAgccaaaatttgaattacgcTTCCAGGATTGTATATTTCGTATATAGAGACTCTGATTGGATATACAGCTTCGTGAAACtcgatatcttcaaaatagaaaatataattacactcTCTTCTCAACAAAAACATATCttctttaacaatatcttatttatcaaTTCAAGTATTACATaccaatatatgtatttttgtgaTACTGCCAgaatgcaaatttattaatataccatCTGATGAAATCATCTTCCTTTTGCCACGGAGATAGTGAGATATCGATCTCTTTcctctatattaaaaaatcgaaatgtGCCAAATAGTCGAAAATCTTGTAGCACAAATTTAGattacattgtaaaaaaaataacagataataCTAAGAAATACACATACTTCGACATTGCTTCCTGGTAGATGAAATAGTTCTCCATAGTTTGGTTTGGGTGGCCCAATTATGTCAGGGGCAGTATAAAATATGGTAAGACTCTGATGCCTCGTAGGAACAAATCTTTCCTTCACAAATTGATAGATGAAGTCAACATGTTCCTCCTCTCCTACGGATATTCTGCCCACATAGGGATATCGACTACATCTCTCGCAATATAAAGGTTGACAATAAGATGtcatattttctctctaaaagaagacaaaaatatggagaataataaTCCTTTCTTTTATAGCATGTGctaataaaatgcatatatagTGAAGGAGACCGGGTAAGTCGtcacaaaatttatatctcatcTTAATAGATTAAGTggcatatttttctttatagtgTAGGTTGCTCCTATTGTGTTAGTcgattgtacaaaatattttgtttcaaaaattatcacgTGTGATGGTATTTACGAGCAccttttaaaaatagaacctggtgagtaaatttttcttacctctatttttattgttctgtTGGTTTTTGTAATTACTGGTTGCAATTTAgtcataagaaatattatagtttttccTGTATTTAGTTAATCGTCATTGCAacatagtttataaatataacattcttCGTTGAAATAACTCTTCGGGGTAAGTTGTCTCAAATGAGATGGGATTCAaagtttatgagaattattattcttttatttattcaaagttTATGAAAGTATTAGAAAGTTAATGAGAATTaatgttcttatatttattttaggtctatgagaattatattattaagtttatgaaaattatttttttttgtttaatttatgctgcaatatattactaatttaaatctataaaagCTGCcactgattttaataaaatattaaaacggaATTTGTCCTATGTTTCctcaaatttatattctgctttataacatttttttctatgaaatatatgtaggtatgtacttatttattataaatataatgtattatatgtatacttattttaaatttctaaatatatcttgcaatatattattttctaaatcttaACAATTTTTGGTTACAGCTCTTAGGTCCAActtcacaagtgtcggttaacttttaacgttagattaactcactcttcgtttttttctaaggggacgttagaaggagacgaagagtgagttaatctaattgtaagattaaaaGCTGATCGTTTGATTATGAGTCCGTTTTTAACGTTTGTAATCAAATAGTTTTTTTGATTAACCAACACTTGTGAAAATGGGGCTTAAAGAAGaacaaacaaaacaaaaataattaaaaatgaatgaagaacattatatttcatgatatttacaaatatgttttatttgaatgtataaaataaattgcgtaTATGCCGCATtgtatgtaacataaatataaattggcGTCTTAAAATTCTTATGTACACAGATATGCGCACTGTTTGTGTGTGTACGTGATTTAAGCATTATCATTTGACCGCTTGTcatgtgaaaagaaaaattaaggtTTATGTGCTCGTGTTtgccataaaaattaaattttaacagcatatatgtcattattaaacaattaaaaaaaaaaagtttcttataatttttcaaaatagtgAAGTATTGCCTTTTGTATGAAATATTGCAAACATATGCTTTGAGttcttctttttaacaaaaaaatttaacttaaataatatatttatattataataagttaACACAAgaacatatttacatatatatcattataaataaataaatattttaaattatttaacactttttttaaatggagaaatgttttttgttaATCTGAGATATCGCAAGCTCTGTGTTCTACCACCACGTGGTAGAAGAACACAGAGCACATGCATGCACGAAcaccaaagaaaaaaaattgtaaaatttataatttgctcACGCGTTCGCTACACTTTATACGCTTACGCTTCTAAGtgagtaaaatttttcaaaatgtattttttgatttgtttgatatatatattttatctaatgtTTGATACAGGTTATAGCGATTTAACAATCAAATCCAACAAAGGATCACACAGTGAATAAAGAGAATTACCGGAAAATTGTCTTggaaatgaataaaagaattaatctccagttactaatttttatcgcttttcATATTACTTACTGTTTATCAGCAAGACAGATTTGATTTTTTccgtataaaatgaaaaaattatgaaagaaaagaaaagttgGAACATGTTTTTGGTGAGGAGCTCATACTTCTGTGTAGATCCACatctatgtatattatatacaagacTGCCAACTCCTATGAAATATAATGGACCTACATGTGGAATAGTGTTACATCCCAAACCTAGAGATTCAGGTGAATTACTGGAAAGCAAAGAAAGGTAGAGGATGGAGGTATGAAAAGACCTCTACGAAGCTATAGCCgaaattactaaatttgacttaatttttatcttctctaagtgtattttgtttgtaaatcGTTTGATTATGAGTCCGTTTTTAACGTTTGTAATCAAATAGTTTTTTTGTAGttaccaattttattttagttgtGATATCTGCAGCCGACACTTTTAGTAATAAACAGATTTGGCGATAACTgataactataattaattgGAAATCGTTTGTGATTTACAAATATACCAGTCGTATTATGTttgtgaattaataaattgtgcaTGCGCGAAGTTTACTTAGGGCTCCTGTGCACAAAAAACGCATCGATGCGTTTGTCGTGCACTTCGTACATGTGCAGTACAGTTATTAACTaaacttattttgcaaataattaagaaCTTTATTAACTCACAAAGGTAACACTCGTATATTTGTAAATCACCaacgatattataattacagttATCGGTTATCGCAAAATCTGTTTATTACTGAAAGTGTCGGCTGCAGATATCAcgactaaaataaaattattaattacaaaaaaactatttGATCACAAACGTTAAAAACAGACTTACTAATTAAtcacaaataatttacaaacaaaatacaCTAGCGTTTTCCATTTATTGACTCGTCCTAATTCGGGTCCAACTtgggtcagattaaaaaatcggaaaaatgataataaaatatgataatatgcCACGATAATGcgctaaaaatttttgatggAGGTTAAGAAACGCTTTCTGCCATGCTAGTTTAGAGTCGAGTCaacaaatcgaaaacgctatgaaaagttaaaaataatcgaatttaGTAATTTCGACTAGCTTTATAGAGGTGTATGGAAAAGAATGCAAGCACATtggtatattatacatataacgtttTCTACTAGAAAAACCTAGACAACACATATAACACTTAGGtccagtttcacaagtgtcggataacttttaaccttattagattaactcactctttgtctctttctaagggggatgttagaaggagacgaagagtgaattaatctaagattaaaagttaaccgacactagGCCTAAGGGCCATTTCGACcaaactccgattaacttaatcgctGATTAATTAGTCCATTGAAAATGACCAATTACAtttgtcaatttatttaatgatcaaatgcgattggtcatttccaatggactaatcaacgattaagttaattgAGAGTTTGGTCGAAGTAGCCCTAAAAGATAACGAAAACGATGCCTTTCTTTAAGATATCTTTTTGACAAAGCGAAAAGATGTGTGAAAGACACCTTTTGAtcttattgaaaaagttataaaaaagatatcttttCGTCATCTTTTTTATACTGTGtttcaataaaaacaaaaaaccgtgttaaaaatatttttccggctaatcaaaaaatagttattatcctattttattattttatatttatattgaacaTCAAAACTCAATGTATCGGtcgaaaaagtaaaaactcTTTTATTGAGTCTTATTATGCTTGTAAGATAATCATCCGCTCGAAGCCCGTTAGTAGTCActggctgcgttcagcagagAAATCTGTTTTGCAactgttgtaaaatttgtgaatCTGATCGGTGAGTGGTTTTAATTTTGGCTAAACAAAGCTAAAAGTATACACTAATTAAATTCACGAatcttaggccggtattcatagtcagattttattttaagaccgtcttaagtaatatcttaagatgctaatacggctctatgattggttaatgacatcttaagattgtatttaagacggtcttaaatataagaaccgactgtGAATACCGCGGCCTTACAGCAGTTGCAAAACAACTTTCTCTATATACTGCTGAATGCAGCTATTGTGACatgtcagaagcgagaaatgatACACTGAGAATTTTTGcgtgtcatttttaaattacgagATATTTGGATGAAAAAACACTTTTGttgcttatattttattttatccagagagaaatactaaaataataaatattaagtgtTTGAGATCGCAAACTTAGCATCGCGACAAAGTCGCGTTCGGCTGCATGTCAGCACATGCACGCTTGCAGTAAATTTcgatctaatattttatgaagtGAAAGTGACTAATGTTCGCGAAAAATGTCGCATATAAGAATTGTCACGGAAATATtcggtatagcatggatctttcgggATTAGCTTTCTAGAaactttaacattgttatcgataataaagtcaaacaacaacgctagaacaaaggaacgatccatgctatacacaAAGCACTCGAAAACAGGTGACGACCCCGTCGGGTCGCCACGTGAAATCGGTGACGTCGGCTCCATGACGCAGGACTCcgacggccaatcaccctcccgaaattcTGAGAAATCTGCAGGGAGGGAGTTTCGCCTCGGAGGTGTTAAAAGGACCGTCGCTACGCCGCGGAAACGATTTCGCTCGCAGATCATAGAAAACCCGCTTTCGTACTCCGCTTTGCACACCGCTGTTCCGCGTTTTAAACGTTTTCGCCACATCGCTAGCCGTAGCTTCTGTGCGCGTTCCACGGCTTTCTTGGAAAAAGGGAAAGAACTGTAAATACTTGTACATATtagacattattaaatatatctgtttatttttcaattcggtACTTGTTCCTTGCTTTTGTGGTTACCTCGCGCTATCTCGCGCaaccgcgtgctctcgaacatTAAGTTTTAACAGTATACATACTGCCGAGTATACTTGGTTGATTTGTCatattatacacacatacacatttattatatatataattattacattaaaaatttactaataGTTTCTAAAATCATTTTAAGCAAAAGCTTTTTACTCACATATgcagttttcaaatttattgcatGTGAAAGACAGTTATTATATCTACTACGTcataaatacttatatataagtgtCCGACTAGTGTCCTAATAACATTTACTAAAGGCGctactaaatttattattaaagtatttcaGAAACGATTGACTGCCTGCATCTAAATAGGTGTACCATTATATTCGGAGGaactttctttataaatcCTGTTAAGCTTCATCGAAATCGGTGGAGTTTAGTTCTGAGCCTTCCCTTGTTAGTAAATAAGACCGTCACTCACAAATGTGTCCATGGAGAGTCTGTGCGGCGAGATATCGggctatttctaattctattatattcttcagtcttttctacttttattttatgtataattctttaagatttggttgattataCCTAGCTTCATATGCGATCAAAGATTCATATATAGACTACTTTTAAGTGTGCGAGTTAGgaatttgcacattgctttctcgccatttttaagtgtgcaaattaggaTTTTGCACATTGCGTTCTCaccattttattttgcttataaagctttctctatgaggaagccaaacttTATGAAAACGCAATGACAAAAACCATATGGTCCTGTCCATATGGTTTTTGTCATTGCGTTTTCATAAAGTTTGGcttcattaattatgtaacGAGCGTCAAATatcgttatatgtataaacaaaatttaaaaaatctgattaaaacacataacattttaatattacacagACATCgctattgttatatattaatgaatggaaatattattaaatcaaaatcaaGCAAAGATGTAGGTTTACTTAATGCAcgtttttgcataaaattgataacgtaagaaaattaaaatatataacaatatacatTTGGAATTTCTCATAAACTTCGAAACTTATcttctttatttcatttatcttgtctctttttgtaaaatcattatatgtataggtaAACGTATGTATTCTTCAATACATCACAAAATTGTGTATGTCATAAAACATTGATCTGATAATATCGATATTCAGTATTCTTCATGgaattctattattaattaatattatatttggtcaattttaactaataaattatgtaatgttGTGTACacacatttacatatataaatacacatataattttatgagtttagataattatatataaattatttatgtaaatgtgtgaacatattttcatataattataacataagaAAAACGTATTTGCTGAAACAACACACAcaccgtcacacacacacacacacacacaatttttatacattaattcaAATACTCTTTCGACAAAGGATTGCGATTCCTCGTCGAATATTTGATGATCGATCGATACCCTTATTCGTAGGCTATAACTACATTAAGAAATTGACTGCAGTCGTAATTTTCacaataaacatataaaaatataagtcgTTGGATTCGACTTTTCGAGCCCTATTGATTGGTGTTATTTTTGTAgggagtttttatttaaaaaaattgtgtgtgATTCCCCCTTTTTTTCGAAATCCAGTACGGAAGGGTACGCCGCGGTTCTATCGCGCTGAAAATCATTTCAAAGTAACCCCGCattaaagaacattttttgatttttcgtCTAACTTTGAAAGTTCCAGAGATATCCGCGCGGATATACAATATGTTATTGTATACTTTTCTGGAAATTGCTTTAAATCTgttctatttatatactttatccATTTCTGAAAATTGAGACCTTAGAGAACATTACAAAGCGTGAGCTTTGTGCATGCCATTCtcaaacattatatatttttaataacatatatgcacatacctgcgcatataattaattatatacatatatgtatttacttctttaattcttacataacccttacagaaaagtattactgactaaatacttaaaatctcagtgatttaatactgtcaatatttatttgggaaatactgggaaaatactggtagtgataagtattataggtagtgattaatactacacagaactactggtgcttagtattgaattactcaccgatatttcgatttccgatatttacccggcataaaaaaaaattatttttttttcgaaattttattactattttataactaaatttgtttcttaagatgcagtctataattataaatattttctcgtatttgaaaaacacttaccttggtgggatcgaactcgggaccacggtcttacatacaggtCTGGAAACTCCTGTGTTTTTAAGTGGTGGGGGGTGTCACCGTTAGTGAGGCACGTAGACCCCAGTATTGGAGCAAACCTATCGGACGGACGGGAAACTGAGCCTACCATTTCAAATGGTGGTGATCGTGTGTCAAAATAATTCGAAATCAGTGGAAATCTTTGAAACTTGTATGAGTGAAAGTtaacataaattgtaaatacaatGCCAAAAGCGTGCATTGTGCCGAATTGCTGGAAGAAATTTAAGGAcaatacagaaaaatgttCCGTTTTTAAAGTGCCTCAGGACGAAGAATTGCGTAAAAAATGGGAATCTGCAATTCCCGGCATTGCAGTATTGAAATCGTCGCAACATGTGTGTGAGCGTCATTTTGAGCCAACGTGCATCGTGCGAAAATTAGAGAAGCGTGGTCCAGATGGAAAAATTCTCATTGATGTAAGtgtgaattatttaaacagtTTTGTCGATTGCATTTTCGCATTTGCATAAggttatgtattaattataaagaattatatacaattatataaaattatatatcaaaggtattatatatatcaatgtacaaaggtatataatatatatatatacaattatacatacatacatatatacatatatacatacatacatattatatatgtatatatataattaaggcCGCAGTCCGATTCACACTCAGAGCGCTATTGGCATTAGAGCTCTAGATTATAAGAGTAGCGCAAAAGTCGGACATGTTGGTACTAAAAGGGCGCGAAAAATTTGAACGAGACATGTAAACCGTTTTACGCTCACTGCCAATATGGAACATTTATAGTAtacgtaacatatataaatgtattataaatttgttttgtgGTATGTACATATCTATTTGCAGTGAATATTGAAAcgcagtaattattatatttttaatgcactCTGTATGATATTCaggataatgaaataaaaaaagtcttgaaattttataattttattttgaatcacatataaattatattgtatcttTGTACTTATGTTGTGTCTTtggtatgtttatatatatatttgtacttatatttaatgtttatcacATTATATGTTATCACAAGTGTAATTACTTGTTTACAGCATTTCTCATGCCAACGATCTCTTGCTTCCACACTTCGAAGATTTATTACGAACTATTGTATTGCTAAATTTACGCACGATGAAATGAATGCGTGAAAAAAGATATGCTTTCAAGATATGCTTTCCAACAGAATGGCACGGtggaaatttgtatttaatacaaaGCGGCAGCAACGTTTCTAACATTTCAGAGAATGTAACTACACCTGACAGAATTTCTTCTTCACGTTTTCGAAATATGAACTctgcattttgtaaaaaacaataaaccaATTCGCTACAAAATATTAGCCCTGAATTTTTGTCAAAAGTGTCTGGTCGAGAGTAATTGCTTAGATCAGTGAGAACCTGTACACGAGAAATATCACACGAAGTAGATTTCAATAAAGCCGATTTGCACGTTTCGCATCGTATGCGATGCCTATTTATAACCGTTCGTACAACTGCTCCACtaagtttatataaagattgatCTTCTTCTTGTTGCTTTATTTTCGCTTTAACCTTGTAGTTTTTCTTACGtagtaattgtatttttccaaGTAATTCCTGTTTCTCAATGTCAATCGAATGTTCTGGTATTGGACGTGGCAATtctataataacatttaaagcaattaaaaatacattacaatattaagaTACTGAgagttgattaaaaattaattattttacttgttcTTGAGAAATCTACAGAACATGGTGCATCGGGTATAATGTGCGATTCTGTAGAAGGATCATTATTAGTTGAAGATGATGCATCCGGTATAATGTGCGATTCTGTAGAAGGATCATTATTAGTTGAAGATGGCCCATCATCTGGAAAATTTGCAGtgcataatacatttatatatat carries:
- the LOC139824050 gene encoding uncharacterized protein isoform X1, coding for MPQCCADGCFSQQGTGKMLHRLPTDSVRRAEWVRRIGRKSWTPNNNCRLCEDHFTPDQYEQNRIDGLRKLKCNAVPSIFKYRCEESQNRDSLIGNMGSDTPCMDDGPSSTNNDPSTESHIIPDASSSTNNDPSTESHIIPDAPCSVDFSRTKLPRPIPEHSIDIEKQELLGKIQLLRKKNYKVKAKIKQQEEDQSLYKLSGAVVRTVINRHRIRCETCKSALLKSTSCDISRVQVLTDLSNYSRPDTFDKNSGLIFCSELVYCFLQNAEFIFRKREEEILSGVVTFSEMLETLLPLCIKYKFPPCHSVGKHILKAYLFSRIHFIVRKFSNTIVRNKSSKCGSKRSLA
- the LOC139824050 gene encoding uncharacterized protein isoform X2, with the translated sequence MPQCCADGCFSQQGTGKMLHRLPTDSVRRAEWVRRIGRKSWTPNNNCRLCEDHFTPDQYEQNRIDGLRKLKCNAVPSIFKYRCEESQNRDSLIGNMGSDTPCMESHIIPDASSSTNNDPSTESHIIPDAPCSVDFSRTKLPRPIPEHSIDIEKQELLGKIQLLRKKNYKVKAKIKQQEEDQSLYKLSGAVVRTVINRHRIRCETCKSALLKSTSCDISRVQVLTDLSNYSRPDTFDKNSGLIFCSELVYCFLQNAEFIFRKREEEILSGVVTFSEMLETLLPLCIKYKFPPCHSVGKHILKAYLFSRIHFIVRKFSNTIVRNKSSKCGSKRSLA
- the LOC139824064 gene encoding F-box/LRR-repeat protein 4-like, translated to MKLSSDESKELSRSLSEFPDEILLIILKNLDLMTLCRLNYVNKRFNDLIRDPRLYTRLNIRIVPDKYIRDIFCYFTPRCKYLRQLDLTASNFDVKDFVKFIDNCGRHLTHLKLSRCELIDDSHALLKISEICTNLKELALIHCRVDDEEFSYLERLNGLEYLNLLDTHIETQRLCKILHKNQRMREIYLEMYFERDLNLDAVLIELGKSCPDLEVISSNMEVRHLTSRGINAFADCKNLRKINLFQYKYPAYTDISLFRLLSSYQNLQEICLCHFVLTDHKLELLAQCKNLKKLCIFKSQIHTPDKYSVILEQCPKLQESYFINCDISDRLVKQWKKRYPHVSVYTFS